Part of the Tolypothrix sp. PCC 7910 genome, GGGTAGGCAATGCTAATACTATAAAAAGTAATATTTAGAGACAAGAACGCCAATTTTCGATTTGCAAGCTGGGTACTCGTTGAAATTCCCTAACGTTAGATGTGACGACAATATGATTATGAGTTAATGCTGTTGCAGCAATAAGTACATCGTAAGCACCGATAGGAGAACCTGCTATTTTCAGAATGCTTCTAATTTGGGCTGCTTGATCTGCTTCAGTTGAACCAAAAGGTAAAATTATAATTGCTTTTAAAAATGTTTCAATCAACGGTTGGATTTTGACGGCTCTTTCTAAATTTATTGCTAATCCATATTTCATTTACATTACCGTTAAGGATGAAATAAATATTTGATTAGGTGGAATAGATTTTAATTTTTTTAGAGTGTTCTCTTCTCCCTTAACAAAATCGCTAACTACGCAAGTATCGAGTAAATAACCCATCATTAAAAATCTATTTCGTTCGGTGGTAGTAGTTCATTTCGATAGGATTCAAACTTAATACCTTCGCTGACACCTTGATATTCCATAACTATTTCTGGCCAAATGGTGGGTTTAATTTCTAAGAAAGTGACAAATACTTGACTTTCAGTAATACCCTGTGGTGTTTCAGCAAGTTCAATTTTGCCGTTTTTATAAATACCTTGAATGGTTTGTAACATCAAACTTCCTCAATGATATGCTTCTTCTTTTCTCCTAGTATAAACAAAAATTAATAAAAACCATTTACAATCTTCTTCAAGAATCTATCTTTAATTTGTCTTGACACCGCCTCTCTTCACACCGCTAATTTTCAAGACATCGCTCATAGTTGCACAGTAATTTGGTAACCCAAAAGTGGCAGGATTGATGGCATTTTCGTAGGTAAAATGTCGATAATTCATGCAGAATCTATCCCAAGCAGCCATCTGAATTTTAAAGACTGCAATAATTAAATTTGCCAAGGATAACGATAGGGGAATGCGAAAATAAATCTTCTTACCTAGATAGGCGCAGAGTTGTTCGACAGCTTGGTTAACAGTTAATTTCTCTTGACCTAAAACAAACCTGCGGGGTTCCTGAGTATTAGAGGGATTTTCAATTAAATATTTGACTGTGGTGGCTATGTCTTTTCCGTGGATGAAATGGAAACTACCATCGGCTTGCAAAAACCGAATTAAATTCGCATATTTTGTGACTTCGGGGATACCAGTTGTTAAATGAGAATAGGGCTTATGATTATCGCCGCCTAAAACTAAAGTCGGAAAAACTGTAGTAATTTTCGGTGCGATCGCAAGTTTTGATAGTTCCTGTAAACAGTGATATTTAGAACTGACGTAATCTGTACCAATTTCCCCAGCTTCTTTGAGTGGTTGATTGTAACGATTTAAAACGCTAGCGGTAGAAAAATAAATTACCTGTTCGCATTTTGCTGGGTCTAGCAGCTTCAGCAATTCTAGAGTTTTATTGACATTAATATTAAATGTTTGCTCCCCACCCCAAGCTGTTGCTGTTAGTACCGCCACATCAATTGTTGATAGCAAGTTAGCGAACTGTCCAATTTCTTGCATATCACCTTGTAATACAGTGATACCTGGACGCGCCTGAATATTAACTTGGAGTTTACTGGGGTTTCTAACTAGTAAATACAGTTCGTGATCTGTTTCGTTAATTAAGGCTTCACTTATGTAGTGACCTATACAGCCACTTGCACCAGTCACTAAAATCCGTTTTTGACTCATAGAGAGTTTTAAGTTTTATTTATCTAATTTATTTAGTTGTGTGGAATGAATTTTTAGTTCCCAATGTAGCCTCAACATCAGAATATAAATTTTCTTCGTGTCTTGGTGTCTGGGTGGTTAAAAATGATTTTTTCACCACAGAGACACTAAAACACGAAGAAGAAAAATGTACAACAGATTGACAATCGTCTAAACTAGTGCATTAAGTTGCTTTGCTGTTTCAAAGAAGAAAGCAACATTTTCTTCTGGAGTTTCTGGTAGTACACCATGACCGAGGTTGAGAATATGGCCCCAGTTACCAGCTTTGCGAACAGTATCGAGGATGCGATCGCGAATAAACTGTTTGGAACCAAATAATACACCAGGGTCGAGATTTCCCTGAACTTTTACGTGCTTACCTAATCTGGCCCGTGCGTCTGCCATGTCTACTGCCCAGTCTACAGTCACAACATCCGCACCAGATTGTGCCATTCTTTCCAGCACGCCTGCACTACCGCTAACCAACAAAATTAAGGGTGTGTCGGGGTGGGTTTGCTTGACTTGTTCAAAAACCCGTCGCTGATATGGCAAAGCAAAGGTGTCATAATCTTGAGGACTCAATTGACCTGCCCAGGAGTCAAACATTTGGACAACTTGAGCGCCACAGTCAATTTGGTAGCGTGCGTAAACTGCGATCGCATCTGCTAATTTCGCTAAAAATTGATGCAGAATTGTCGGGTCAGAAAATGCCATATTTTTTATGATGGAATAGGTTTTAGAACCTTTTCCTTCTACTGCATAAGCAGCCAATGTCCACGGCGCACCAACAAAGCCTAATACCGTTGATTGATTCCCTACCTCTTGACGCAACGCCTGCAATATGGTTTTTATAAACGGCAGGGATGCTTCGGGTTCAAAGGGACGCAGGTTATCTACTTGTTCTTGAGTGCGAATGGGCGAGTGAATAATTGGCCCTTTACCTTCCGCAATGTCCATGTCAATGCCTAAACCAGGCAATGGCGTTACAATGTCGGAGAATAAAATCACCCCGTCTGGTTGAAAGGCTCTCCAAGGCTGTAGGGAAACCTCAATCGCTACTTCGGGAATTTCTGAGCGATCGCGGAAAGAAGGATACTTCTCCCTTAAATCGCGATAAGCTTTCATGTACCTTCCCGCTTGTCGCATCATCCATACAGGAGGACGGTCTACTACTTCACCACGAGCTGCCATGAGGAGTCTAGGAGCTGTTGAGGAAACACCCATTTAACACTTCATCCTAAGTCACTTTTTTATGCCACTGTTTAGCTTATCATTCTGAGATCACGCTTTTTCAGGAGGCAGGTCTCACTCTCGTTTCTGCTTAACTTAACTTCATATGCAAGCTAATTCCAACACTTCCGCTCCTGCTGCATCGACTCAGAACACTCCCAAACTGAGAAAGTTTTTGATCCCGCGTTCTCAAACTCGCAGTTTCTTGATCAAATTTACCTTCATGACCTGTGTGGGATGGGTTGTAGGTGGCCTTGTCAGTATAGCTTTAGAAAAGTTGCTAGATAGCGTTTCTCCTGCTTTTTTTCCAGATTCCCAAATGTGGATGAACTTCGCTAACTACCTCAGCAGCGTTGTCTTTGCCTTGATTTTCGCTGCCGATCAAGCCTTAGTAATGCGGCAATATGTATCTGGTTGGTGGTGGATGCTGGCTACCAGCTTAGGTTGGCTACTGGCCAGTAGCGTTTCTACAGCTTGGATTAACTATATATCATCGATTGCTGGATCTTTTAACGAAACTTTACCTCCTGAGGCAGTGGTAATTTTAGGATTCTTGTCTACTATTTCCTATATTATTTCCGGTGTTTGGCTAGGACTTTGTCAGTGGCTGGTGTTAAGACGCTACACAATCAACGCTTGGTGGTGGAATTTTCTCCCAGCAGTTGCTTTCTTCTTCATCAGTACTTTAATTTGGTTGCTTTCTCTATTGCAAAATTTTATTCCCGAAGCCTACCGGACTTCGATATTGTATTGGAATGGGCAAGGATTTACAGCATTCATTCTGGGCTTTATTCCCGCGATTGGCTTGTGTACTTTAAAAAGAAAACAAAACCATAAGAATGTCATTCCTAGTTCATCCTAAGGTTACTAGGCAGCTAAATGCTGCTTATTTATGATGTATAAGGATAATTTTTTACAAAATATTACTAAACCACCAGTTGCTGACAAACACCCAGAAGTTTTAGAGTTACACGGCGATCGCCGCATTGATAACTACTTTTGGTTACGTGATGTTGATAACCCCCAAGTTATAGGTTATTTAGAAGCAGAAAATAGTTATACAGCAGCGATGATGCAACACACAGAATCGCTGCAAACCAATCTCTACAATGAAATGTTGGCGCGGATTAAAGAGACTGACTTATCTGTGCCTTATCGTAAAGATGATTACTACTATTATTTACGTACGGAAGAAGGCAAAGATTATCCAATCTATTGCCGTAAAAAAGGCAGTTTATCAGCAACAGAAGAAGTACTTTTAGATGAAAATGAATTAGCTAAAGGACACGAATTCTTTAGTTTAGGCGTATTTGATATTAGCCCTAATCATCAAATTTTAGCTTATTCTGCTGATACTAGTGGCTCTGAGCAATATACTTTATTTTTCCGCGACTTAACCACCAATCAGTTATTATCAGAAACTATCCCTGATACCTATTTTTCTTTTGCTTGGGCAAACGATAATCAAACAGTATTTTATACCAAAATTGATGATGCCAATCGTCCCTATCAACTGTTTCGCCATAGTTTAGGAACTTCTCCTGATGAAGATATTCTCCTCTATGAGGAAGCTGATGAACTTTATCATTTATATGTGGATAAAACCCGTAGCCAAGCATATATATTGATGAGCTTAAGAAGTAGTATAACTACAGAAGTTCATTATTTAGATGCAAATCATCCGCAGGGGAATTGGCAATTAGTTCATCCCCGCACTACAGGGATGGAATACGATGTAGATCATCACAGCGATTACTTTTACATTGTGACTAATGATGCGGCTACTAACTTTAAATTGGTAAAAACTTTAGTAGCTTCACCAAGTAAAGCCAATTGGCAGATAGTGATTCCCCACCAAGAAGATATTTTGTTAACAGGAATTAGTCTATTTGCGAATCATTTAGTCATTTATGAACGCAAATGTGGGTTAGAAACTGCCAGAGTGCGAAATTTATCCACAGGTGAGGAAAGTAATATTAATTTTCCTGAACCGACCTATGAATTTTATGAAGGTAATAACCCAGAGTTTCATACTACCATTCTCCGTTTTCATTACACTTCGTTTATTACGCCGCAATCTGTTTTCGATTACAACATGGAAACACAACAGCGGGAGTTGAAAAAAGAAACAGAAGTACTTGGTGGTTACGACAGAACTCAATATCAAAGTGAATGGCTAATGGCTACCGCCGAAGATGGGACAAAAATTCCCATATCAATTGTTTACAAACAAGGAATTAAAAAAGATAGCCAAAATCCCTTATTACTGACAGGTTACGGCGCTTACGGTTCTTCTTACCCAGCCACATTTTCCTCAAATCGCCTGACATTGCTAGATAGAGGAGTCGTGTTTGCCATTGCCCATATTCGAGGTGGGGAAGAAATGGGGCGAAAATGGTATGAAGATGGCAAATTCTTACAGAAAAAAAACACCTTTACAGATTTTATCGCCTGTGCGGAATATTTAATTAATCAAAAATGGACAGCGAGCGATCGCCTAGTCATTACAGGCGGTAGTGCAGGCGGTTTATTGATGGGTGCAGTCACAAATCTCCGTCCAGAACTATTCAAAGCAGTAGTCGCCCATGTCCCCTTTGTAGACGTAGTCAGTACAATACTGGATACTTCATTACCCCTGTCAGCGATGGAATGGGAAGAATGGGGTAACCCCAATGATCCAGTCTATTACGACTACATGAAATCCTATTCGCCCTATGACAATGTTGAGGCGAAAGATTACCCAGATATGTTGATTACTGCTGGCTTAAATGATTCTCGTGTCAAATATTGGGAACCAGCTAAGTGGACAGCTAAACTCAGAGAACTCAAAACCGATAACAATATTCTTTTATTAAAAACCAATATGGGTGCAGGACATAGCGGCGCATCTGGACGTTATGAAAGCTTGCGCGAACTGGCTTTTGAGTATGCTTTTATTTTGGATAGGCTGGGACTAGGGACTAGGGACTAGGGACTGGGGACTGGGGATGAAAGCAATGTAGACGCGCAGCGGCTACTCTCGAGAACGCCTAACGACGAACCTACAGGGTGGGAGACATGCAATTTAAAATTATGTCCTGTTCCCTCTTACAAACACCCAAGGCCCAATACCCAACTATCTATCTTTGTTATTATCCCAAATGAGTTCTAAACGCTCTTGTGCTAATTTCAGAGCGTTTTCAGCATTAGATTGACCCATTAGCGTAGACTCAATCGCTCTACCAAGACTATCAGATAAACGGCTATAGCCAGCAATAGTTGGTCGCGCATTAGCTACGGGCATTTGTTCCATAAATACCTTTAACCAAGGCTTTTGGTTAAGATATTTTTGATAAGCTGCACTTTCAGCAGATTTGATATTTACAGGTAAAAAACCTGTGCCAATACTCCATTCTGTTTGGAATTCTTCGCTTAAAACATAGGCTAAAAATTCCATTGCAGCTTTTTCTCTAGCTGGGGTAGTTTTCATGACATAGAGATTTCCCCCACCTATAACCGTAGCTTGGTTTGTATTTGCAGGTATGGGAAATACACCATAATCAACATCAGACTTAGTAATGTAAGTCCAGGGGCCTGTAATTTGCATCGCCACACGACCGGCAATAAAAGCATCCTCTTCATAACCCCGTTCTGGCGCAGAAAGAGTTGCTGAACCATCTTTTAAGAGGTCTTGCCAAAATTGTAAGGCGGCGATCGCACCGGGATTCATTAAATTTGGTTGATTATTGGTGACTACCTCTCCCCCAGCACTCAATAAAAAGGGAAACCAACTAAAAACTGTCCATTCTCCCTTTCCTAGGGGTAATACCATTCCATACTGTTCTGGTCGGTTGTCGCTATTACGGTCTATAGTTAATTTTTTCGCTGCTTCTCGTAATTCTGCCCACGTTTTAGGCATTTCCGTTATTCCCGCAGCTTTAAAAAGCTTAGGTCGGTAAAAAATGCCGATATTGCTAGTGTAAAGTGGCACTGACCACAAATGTCCGTCTAATTTTAATTCATTTAGAGAGTTGGGTATAACTTCCGATTTGACCGCCAATTTGTCTAGCCAATCTTCCAAAGGACGAACTGCGCCTAGCTCTACTAATTGACCCGTAATTTGGGGATAAAATGACAAAATATCTGGAGCAGCATTGCCAACAACTGCTGCCAAGACTTTTGGTAATTGTTGGTCTAGCGCACCTGCAAAGATAGATTCAACTTGGATATTTGGATGAGCCTGATTAAATCTATCTACCAGTTTTTGAAACACATCCCGATTCACAGGCGGATTGATCCCTTGCCACAAAGTGAGATGTATAACATCATTATCTTTATTGATTGTTTGCTGGCAACTAGACAAAAATATGAGACACAAACTCAGGCCAATTACCAGAGTTAAAAACTTCCGAGGATAAGCGGTTAAATTGCGGAAGAATTTTTTGATTAGGGGCAAAAAAATGGTTATGTTCATGTCAAGTAGTTAACCAGACGCGGAAATTTTTTCTACAAAGGTCTTGGTAATACTAGTTTCGGCTCTTGTATAGATATAGGTTTGTGGTTCGGTGATTTTTTGAGTTTTAAATATTTGTTCGGCACGCTGCCAAAAATCTGTATCTTCTCCATAGGGAATATTATTGAATCCCTTTAACTCAAAAAATACCTGTCTCTTGCCAAAGAATGTTGGGCCCAAAACGCATTCTCTTAGATTAATGGTTTTACCTGGCTGAAAATAATCTGCTACCCAAACTTCTTCTTCAGAATCAAACCCTCCTTCAATTAAGTCAATTGCTGCATTGGCTTTCATATATCCCAGTCGTGACTCTAAATGGTTGGGTTTATATGCATCATCGCTATCAATAAAAGTTATATATTTGCCAAATGATGCTTGAATTCCAGCATTTTTAGCATAACCGAGTTTCCTATTTTGATGTTTTAGATAACGAATATTTCTAAATTCTTTTAAATAAGGGTTCACTATTTCAAAAGTATTATCTTGGCTACCATCATCAACTATTACTAGTTCCCAATCTCTAAAAGTTTGGTTGATAACGCTATTAATACAGTTGCTTAAATATTTATCTCGATTGTATGTACATAAAAGTACAGATATTTCTGGTAAAACGTCAAACGATATACTAGTCATTAGTTGTTCTTGTTTTAGCTGTTCAGCACATTAATTATCTATTTTTGCACTAGGAGTAGTTATCGAATCATAATTACTCTGTCTCCTCAGAATATCCAGACTTATTTTTCAGCCATTATACAAGTTGCGACTGGATAGTCGGGATGAAAAGCATCGAGTTGTTCAGGAGTTAATTCTTCTACAGCAATTCCATGATAACTAGCTATGACAGTTATGGGATTACCATAAACATAAAGCTTTTGCTGGGAATAGTTTCTAAATATCCAGGCAAAAGCATCAGGTAAAGGCCGCCAATAATCAACCGGAGTTGCATGAACTCTGATAGCACTTGGTACCATAGCAAAACATTTTCCACCTGGTTTCAGCCAAGTGTGGATATTTTCAACTGCTATCCAGGGAGCATAACAATGTTCTAAGACATTAAAAATAATTACTGAATCTAAAGAGTTAGGCTCTATCAATGAGACATCATGAACATCCCCAACTAAATCTACTCCTGGGCCAGATTCTATATTGAGAATTCGATAAGAACTACCTGGATTAACTTGGTAAAAATCTTTATCTTTAGGCGTTCCTCCTACTTCTAGAATATTGCCAAATATTTCAGGTTTAATCTCCGCAATAAATTTACTAAGATAATATCTATCGATAGGTGTGCCTCTTGTTAATCCAAATGCTTGACAAATAGGCACTGTTTTAGACAAGTCTCCCCAATTTATGGAACCTGTAGCAGGTGATAGAAAACCGATATTTTCTAACTTTTCAACTATCTGAAGAAAGTCTTCTATATTTTTAATAGATGCTAAATCATTATCTAAGTTAACTTCAGCAAATAATTGTGAAAGAACTTGGTAAGTGTCCTGGCTTAATAAGCCAACTTCAAATTTCATCTCATTCTCGATAAAGCTCCGAAATCCTTTGGCAAAAATGGTGACTTGGCTATCTCCTAAAAATACTATAGATTCAGGGGTTAGTGGCTGATATTGTTTTAATTCATGAATAA contains:
- a CDS encoding PIN domain-containing protein is translated as MKYGLAINLERAVKIQPLIETFLKAIIILPFGSTEADQAAQIRSILKIAGSPIGAYDVLIAATALTHNHIVVTSNVREFQRVPSLQIENWRSCL
- a CDS encoding NAD(P)-dependent oxidoreductase; the encoded protein is MSQKRILVTGASGCIGHYISEALINETDHELYLLVRNPSKLQVNIQARPGITVLQGDMQEIGQFANLLSTIDVAVLTATAWGGEQTFNINVNKTLELLKLLDPAKCEQVIYFSTASVLNRYNQPLKEAGEIGTDYVSSKYHCLQELSKLAIAPKITTVFPTLVLGGDNHKPYSHLTTGIPEVTKYANLIRFLQADGSFHFIHGKDIATTVKYLIENPSNTQEPRRFVLGQEKLTVNQAVEQLCAYLGKKIYFRIPLSLSLANLIIAVFKIQMAAWDRFCMNYRHFTYENAINPATFGLPNYCATMSDVLKISGVKRGGVKTN
- the hemE gene encoding uroporphyrinogen decarboxylase; translation: MGVSSTAPRLLMAARGEVVDRPPVWMMRQAGRYMKAYRDLREKYPSFRDRSEIPEVAIEVSLQPWRAFQPDGVILFSDIVTPLPGLGIDMDIAEGKGPIIHSPIRTQEQVDNLRPFEPEASLPFIKTILQALRQEVGNQSTVLGFVGAPWTLAAYAVEGKGSKTYSIIKNMAFSDPTILHQFLAKLADAIAVYARYQIDCGAQVVQMFDSWAGQLSPQDYDTFALPYQRRVFEQVKQTHPDTPLILLVSGSAGVLERMAQSGADVVTVDWAVDMADARARLGKHVKVQGNLDPGVLFGSKQFIRDRILDTVRKAGNWGHILNLGHGVLPETPEENVAFFFETAKQLNALV
- a CDS encoding S9 family peptidase, translating into MYKDNFLQNITKPPVADKHPEVLELHGDRRIDNYFWLRDVDNPQVIGYLEAENSYTAAMMQHTESLQTNLYNEMLARIKETDLSVPYRKDDYYYYLRTEEGKDYPIYCRKKGSLSATEEVLLDENELAKGHEFFSLGVFDISPNHQILAYSADTSGSEQYTLFFRDLTTNQLLSETIPDTYFSFAWANDNQTVFYTKIDDANRPYQLFRHSLGTSPDEDILLYEEADELYHLYVDKTRSQAYILMSLRSSITTEVHYLDANHPQGNWQLVHPRTTGMEYDVDHHSDYFYIVTNDAATNFKLVKTLVASPSKANWQIVIPHQEDILLTGISLFANHLVIYERKCGLETARVRNLSTGEESNINFPEPTYEFYEGNNPEFHTTILRFHYTSFITPQSVFDYNMETQQRELKKETEVLGGYDRTQYQSEWLMATAEDGTKIPISIVYKQGIKKDSQNPLLLTGYGAYGSSYPATFSSNRLTLLDRGVVFAIAHIRGGEEMGRKWYEDGKFLQKKNTFTDFIACAEYLINQKWTASDRLVITGGSAGGLLMGAVTNLRPELFKAVVAHVPFVDVVSTILDTSLPLSAMEWEEWGNPNDPVYYDYMKSYSPYDNVEAKDYPDMLITAGLNDSRVKYWEPAKWTAKLRELKTDNNILLLKTNMGAGHSGASGRYESLRELAFEYAFILDRLGLGTRD
- a CDS encoding ABC transporter substrate-binding protein, with translation MNITIFLPLIKKFFRNLTAYPRKFLTLVIGLSLCLIFLSSCQQTINKDNDVIHLTLWQGINPPVNRDVFQKLVDRFNQAHPNIQVESIFAGALDQQLPKVLAAVVGNAAPDILSFYPQITGQLVELGAVRPLEDWLDKLAVKSEVIPNSLNELKLDGHLWSVPLYTSNIGIFYRPKLFKAAGITEMPKTWAELREAAKKLTIDRNSDNRPEQYGMVLPLGKGEWTVFSWFPFLLSAGGEVVTNNQPNLMNPGAIAALQFWQDLLKDGSATLSAPERGYEEDAFIAGRVAMQITGPWTYITKSDVDYGVFPIPANTNQATVIGGGNLYVMKTTPAREKAAMEFLAYVLSEEFQTEWSIGTGFLPVNIKSAESAAYQKYLNQKPWLKVFMEQMPVANARPTIAGYSRLSDSLGRAIESTLMGQSNAENALKLAQERLELIWDNNKDR
- a CDS encoding glycosyltransferase family 2 protein, with translation MTSISFDVLPEISVLLCTYNRDKYLSNCINSVINQTFRDWELVIVDDGSQDNTFEIVNPYLKEFRNIRYLKHQNRKLGYAKNAGIQASFGKYITFIDSDDAYKPNHLESRLGYMKANAAIDLIEGGFDSEEEVWVADYFQPGKTINLRECVLGPTFFGKRQVFFELKGFNNIPYGEDTDFWQRAEQIFKTQKITEPQTYIYTRAETSITKTFVEKISASG
- a CDS encoding methyltransferase domain-containing protein, whose product is MPKKYVANAFLKIEDGHLYGIFAWSQRQAELIAAKSWLTILEIFVHEHSLEAAYKIFQEVQASSIAEKFIHELKQYQPLTPESIVFLGDSQVTIFAKGFRSFIENEMKFEVGLLSQDTYQVLSQLFAEVNLDNDLASIKNIEDFLQIVEKLENIGFLSPATGSINWGDLSKTVPICQAFGLTRGTPIDRYYLSKFIAEIKPEIFGNILEVGGTPKDKDFYQVNPGSSYRILNIESGPGVDLVGDVHDVSLIEPNSLDSVIIFNVLEHCYAPWIAVENIHTWLKPGGKCFAMVPSAIRVHATPVDYWRPLPDAFAWIFRNYSQQKLYVYGNPITVIASYHGIAVEELTPEQLDAFHPDYPVATCIMAEK